One segment of Paenibacillus sp. FSL R7-0337 DNA contains the following:
- a CDS encoding amino acid permease → MTTKPLTKSITFLQALALVVGMIIGSGIFLKPGIVLNNAGSPWMSILAWGVGGIITLASALSVAEIAAAIPKSGGLYTYLSELYGGVFGYLLGWVQAVISYPASVAALAIAFATYSGYFLPLNGWQQKLLAVGILAFILLMNVIATKFGGIIQTVATVGKLIPVAGIVGVGLFSDLAPGFGGISTAAAGAGFGAAVLGTLWAYDGWISVTNMAGEIKDPARTLPKVISIGVVFVIAVYVLFNIAVFQALPYDQIVSSQTPGADAAEALFGSGGGAFITAGIIISVLGALNGYLMTAARVPQAMGERGQLPFSRVLSSIHPKFQTPANALVFQSVLAVVYIFSGTFNTLTDLLVFVLWIFFTMGVFGVFLLRRKVPPVQGRYRVPLYPFTPILGVAGGLYILASTIISDPLRSLIGIGITLAGLPVYVVMMRKNRV, encoded by the coding sequence ATGACAACAAAGCCGTTAACCAAAAGTATTACGTTCCTGCAAGCGCTGGCCCTGGTGGTCGGGATGATTATCGGATCGGGGATTTTTTTGAAGCCCGGAATTGTATTGAATAATGCGGGTAGTCCGTGGATGAGTATTCTGGCCTGGGGTGTTGGAGGGATCATTACCCTGGCGTCGGCGCTGAGTGTAGCGGAGATTGCGGCTGCCATTCCGAAGTCGGGAGGTCTATATACTTATTTAAGTGAATTGTACGGCGGGGTGTTCGGATATCTGCTCGGCTGGGTGCAGGCGGTGATTTCCTATCCGGCTTCTGTGGCGGCGCTGGCGATTGCTTTTGCTACCTACTCCGGTTACTTCCTGCCGCTGAATGGATGGCAGCAGAAGCTGCTTGCGGTGGGCATTCTAGCCTTCATTCTGCTGATGAATGTCATCGCGACGAAGTTCGGCGGGATCATTCAGACGGTAGCCACGGTCGGGAAGCTGATTCCGGTAGCAGGCATTGTGGGCGTCGGGCTGTTCTCGGATCTGGCTCCCGGCTTCGGCGGCATCAGTACAGCGGCAGCAGGGGCAGGCTTCGGGGCTGCGGTGCTCGGCACTCTCTGGGCCTATGACGGCTGGATCAGCGTGACCAATATGGCGGGAGAGATCAAGGACCCGGCCAGGACGCTGCCCAAAGTCATTTCGATCGGTGTTGTTTTTGTTATCGCCGTATATGTATTGTTCAATATTGCGGTGTTCCAGGCGCTGCCCTATGACCAGATTGTGTCATCCCAGACTCCGGGAGCCGATGCGGCAGAGGCGCTGTTCGGGAGCGGCGGCGGAGCCTTCATTACGGCAGGCATTATCATCTCTGTGCTGGGTGCGCTGAACGGTTATCTCATGACCGCAGCGCGGGTGCCGCAGGCGATGGGGGAGCGGGGACAGCTTCCGTTCTCCAGGGTGCTGAGCAGCATTCATCCGAAGTTTCAGACGCCGGCGAATGCGCTTGTTTTTCAGAGTGTGCTGGCGGTAGTCTATATCTTCTCGGGAACCTTCAATACGCTGACGGATCTGCTGGTGTTCGTGCTCTGGATCTTCTTCACCATGGGCGTGTTCGGAGTGTTCCTCCTACGCAGGAAGGTGCCGCCCGTACAAGGCCGCTATCGCGTGCCGCTCTATCCGTTCACCCCGATTCTTGGCGTTGCAGGGGGTCTCTATATCCTGGCCAGCACGATCATCAGTGATCCGCTGCGCTCGCTTATAGGGATTGGCATCACGCTTGCCGGACTCCCGGTGTATGTGGTGATGATGCGGAAGAATCGCGTGTAA
- a CDS encoding VOC family protein: protein MNWITLRVRNLEASLDFYHRILGLPVERRFESRGKQIVMLGVEGQPKLELIEGSDPPLKPECGVSVGFEVGSLDKAMAELSKEGIPVARGPIAPNPSLRFFYILDPDGFEVQLAEHI, encoded by the coding sequence ATGAATTGGATTACACTCAGGGTACGCAATCTGGAGGCTTCCCTTGATTTCTATCACAGAATTCTAGGGCTTCCGGTGGAGCGCAGATTCGAGAGCAGAGGGAAGCAGATCGTCATGTTGGGGGTAGAGGGGCAGCCGAAGCTTGAGTTGATAGAGGGTAGTGACCCGCCGTTGAAGCCGGAATGCGGAGTGTCTGTAGGCTTCGAGGTCGGATCGCTGGACAAGGCTATGGCGGAGCTTAGTAAGGAAGGAATTCCGGTAGCCCGCGGTCCCATCGCGCCGAATCCCAGCCTGCGCTTCTTCTATATCCTGGACCCCGACGGCTTCGAGGTGCAGCTTGCCGAGCATATATAG
- a CDS encoding DUF4180 domain-containing protein, with protein sequence MNITTIEAGGTIIAVVSGNEAVVCDVRSALDLMATVRYETDCDRIVIHKALLSEEFFDLKTRLAGEILQKFINYQVKAAVVGDFSSYTSRSLRDFIYECNQGKDIFFVADEQQAVERLSRV encoded by the coding sequence ATGAACATAACAACTATAGAAGCTGGCGGTACAATCATTGCTGTAGTGAGCGGCAACGAAGCCGTGGTGTGTGATGTCCGGAGTGCGCTGGATCTGATGGCAACGGTACGCTATGAGACGGATTGCGACCGGATAGTGATCCATAAGGCGCTGCTGAGCGAGGAGTTCTTCGACCTCAAGACAAGGCTGGCCGGTGAGATTCTGCAGAAGTTCATTAACTATCAGGTAAAGGCAGCCGTGGTCGGTGATTTCAGCAGCTATACCAGCCGCAGTCTGCGTGATTTCATCTATGAATGCAACCAGGGGAAGGATATATTTTTCGTAGCGGATGAGCAGCAGGCAGTTGAGCGGTTGAGCCGGGTCTAG
- a CDS encoding serine hydrolase has translation MLHTPGITDCSPAEVHYDASRIGVLHTLFQKLIDENKIQAAAYSVSRYGKTFMNGAIGPLSYRKDRTDPLLPTTVHRIASITKAVTSVAIAKLVEDGILRFDLPVGAFLEPFNVEPFNKIDIYSLLTHTSGLFPDCAGSMIPYHKSYWELIGEYFDKYKPEDGELDWITAALSCGIDKPVGEEWQYCSFGFCILGEIIKKVTGISAEQYIEEQILQPLGMKDTMWEPTPELARRFIIRDERKEKQLHDLIHGVQQEEPPAEKLWKNVSSTGGGLVSTTADLTRFANMLLGMGTLGDTRIIGRKAVEKLTTRTLYGKPDYCWGNNVKDRSYGIGLDMRKGPAFLYSEGSYFHEGAGACCMVIDPVEQLTAVWFVPFTDDNWYAEALFNVTNVIWSGLM, from the coding sequence ATGCTGCACACTCCCGGCATTACCGACTGCTCACCGGCAGAGGTTCACTATGACGCATCAAGAATCGGGGTACTCCATACCCTCTTTCAGAAATTGATCGACGAGAACAAAATCCAGGCCGCCGCTTACAGCGTCTCCCGGTACGGCAAGACGTTCATGAACGGTGCCATCGGCCCCCTCTCCTACCGCAAGGACCGGACGGACCCGCTGTTGCCGACAACCGTTCATCGCATCGCATCTATCACCAAGGCGGTTACCTCTGTGGCGATAGCCAAGCTCGTAGAGGATGGCATTCTCCGGTTTGACCTTCCCGTGGGTGCCTTTCTGGAACCGTTTAACGTGGAGCCGTTCAATAAAATCGACATCTACAGCCTGCTCACGCATACCTCCGGCCTGTTCCCTGACTGTGCGGGCAGCATGATTCCTTATCACAAGTCTTACTGGGAGCTGATTGGGGAATATTTCGACAAGTATAAGCCGGAGGACGGCGAACTGGACTGGATCACAGCTGCACTGAGCTGCGGGATCGATAAACCGGTCGGTGAGGAATGGCAATACTGCTCCTTCGGCTTCTGTATTCTTGGTGAGATCATTAAGAAGGTCACAGGTATTTCCGCTGAACAGTACATAGAGGAGCAGATCCTGCAGCCGCTCGGCATGAAGGACACGATGTGGGAGCCGACTCCTGAATTGGCACGGCGCTTCATTATAAGAGATGAACGCAAAGAAAAGCAGCTCCATGACCTGATCCATGGCGTACAGCAGGAAGAACCTCCAGCAGAGAAGCTGTGGAAGAACGTATCCAGTACAGGCGGGGGACTGGTCTCTACTACTGCGGACCTCACCCGCTTCGCCAATATGCTCCTGGGCATGGGAACCTTGGGGGATACGCGGATTATCGGCCGTAAAGCCGTAGAGAAGCTCACCACCCGCACACTCTATGGCAAGCCTGATTACTGCTGGGGCAACAATGTCAAAGACCGGAGCTATGGCATTGGCCTGGATATGCGCAAAGGCCCCGCATTCCTGTATTCCGAGGGCAGTTATTTTCATGAAGGAGCCGGCGCCTGCTGTATGGTAATCGATCCGGTGGAGCAGCTCACGGCCGTGTGGTTCGTGCCCTTCACGGACGATAACTGGTATGCGGAAGCCCTGTTCAATGTAACCAATGTAATCTGGTCAGGACTGATGTAA
- a CDS encoding ABC-2 family transporter protein, translating to MNRLKHNWLICRAVAEVTYKEWSAYRTHSLVSVIVGPVYFMVQYFIWTAVYGGQTTLGGLDLQQMIRYFGATALIGYLIMDFADWNLSMLVRTGKFLTFHLRPVHHRSFALFQKLGHRMLGFLFEFLPCLLIFIYIFGIDMRPASLPWTLVSVLLAFLMNFYVNYTIGLTSFWLVQSGGIRSAFMLVSGIFSGALIPLDFFPHWLQVTQLFLPFQYIAYMPAMVFTGHYSLGGLELSLPEAVGMQAAAVLVMFGCNELVRRRAMKQFTAVGA from the coding sequence ATGAACCGTCTCAAGCATAACTGGCTCATCTGCCGGGCCGTTGCAGAGGTTACCTACAAGGAATGGAGTGCCTACCGCACCCATTCCTTGGTCTCTGTTATTGTCGGCCCGGTCTATTTCATGGTGCAATATTTCATCTGGACAGCAGTCTATGGCGGGCAGACTACGCTCGGCGGGCTTGATCTCCAGCAAATGATCCGCTATTTCGGGGCCACGGCGCTGATCGGGTATCTTATTATGGATTTTGCCGACTGGAATCTGTCGATGCTGGTGCGCACCGGCAAATTCCTCACCTTCCATCTGCGCCCGGTGCATCACCGTTCCTTCGCCTTGTTCCAGAAGCTGGGGCACCGGATGCTCGGCTTCTTATTTGAGTTCCTGCCCTGCCTGCTGATCTTCATCTATATTTTCGGGATCGACATGCGGCCGGCAAGCCTCCCATGGACACTGGTATCTGTGCTGCTTGCCTTTCTTATGAACTTCTATGTTAATTATACGATTGGCCTGACCTCCTTCTGGCTGGTGCAATCCGGCGGGATTCGCAGCGCCTTCATGCTGGTGTCGGGTATTTTCTCGGGAGCGCTGATTCCGCTTGATTTCTTCCCGCACTGGCTTCAGGTCACCCAGCTGTTCCTGCCTTTCCAGTACATTGCTTATATGCCTGCCATGGTCTTCACCGGGCATTATTCACTGGGCGGTCTTGAGTTATCTCTTCCCGAAGCTGTAGGCATGCAGGCGGCCGCTGTGCTGGTGATGTTCGGCTGTAATGAGCTGGTCCGCCGCCGGGCAATGAAGCAGTTCACGGCGGTTGGCGCATGA